A single window of Anomaloglossus baeobatrachus isolate aAnoBae1 chromosome 5, aAnoBae1.hap1, whole genome shotgun sequence DNA harbors:
- the LOC142311116 gene encoding uncharacterized protein LOC142311116: protein MATKQFSLFEDGSVTEPDIALLVNDTRQYSSEFIKEEPGSCDGSNPTNTADNTTTNNKWHSEPACIKEEPNSFDIKHLEDNAIYTPVDHTEDTSSHIKDERSAYDIGNSNNADSCSPNDSRQDLSPHVKEELDSCYDGSLVNTDVHKPSVHVDPVEMKERPVTRNGKIITDPDIFKPIDQTQEYLPANIKEESDFSEASNTHIKEEPCSSTEKNTTDQNVIALGNSTMLSHFPNDDVKQDSPIITLNKSSRVSEDYELICVECGRSFNDITTLGKHQRHHAKQKVLHNDESESESEDIQPLSQYECLQCGQCFQTNCQLLVHQKSHTGKKSKKSFKCSFCGKQFSWKGKLVRHERTHTGERPYACMECGFQFAEKGKLIRHQRTHKGERCLECGKYFPGNAQLAVHQRIHRGEEPYECSECGKCFQNNKQLVVHQRIHTGEKPYECTRCGKRFTEKGKLVRHERTHTGERPFECAECGKCFAESGKLSRHQRTHLSEKQFRCSECGKDLSNKLSLIVHQRLHTGEKPYVCLHCGKCYTYNSSLTKHLNIHSQKNQYTCTECGRHFSEKRNLAKHLRTHTGEKEFICLECGKKYSNKSSLVVHQRIHTGEKPYVCSHCGKCYSDKSSLGKHQRHHKKEIVD from the coding sequence ATGGCAACCAAGCAGTTCTCTTTATTTGAAGATGGCAGCGTCACAGAACCTGACATAGCTTTATTAGTAAATGATACAAGGCAATATTCATCTGAATTTATCAAGGAGGAACCAGGCTCATGTGATGGAAGTAATCCTACAAACACTGCTGATAATACAACTACAAATAATAAATGGCATTCCGAACCTGCTTGCATAAAAGAGGAACCTAACTCCTTTGATATCAAACATCTTGAGGACAATGCGATCTATACACCCGTAGATCATACAGAAGATACATCTAGTCATATCAAGGATGAACGCTCTGCTTATGACATAGGAAACTCTAATAATGCTGACAGTTGTAGCCCCAATGATTCCAGACAAGATCTGTCCCCTCATGTTAAGGAAGAATTGGACTCCTGTTATGATGGAAGTCTCGTAAACACTGACGTTCACAAACCTTCAGTACATGTAGACCCGGTTGAAATGAAAGAGAGGCCAGTCACACGTAATGGAAAAATTATAACTGACCCTGATATTTTTAAACCAATAGATCAGACCCAGGAATATTTACCAGCTAATATTAAGGAGGAATCTGATTTTAGTGAAGCTTCAAATACTCACATAAAAGAGGAACCGTGTTCCTCCACCGAAAAAAATACAACAGACCAAAATGTAATTGCGCTTGGGAATAGTACAATGTTATCACATTTTCCAAATGATGACGTCAAGCAGGACAGCCCGATTATTACTCTCAATAAAAGTAGCAGAGTCAGTGAAGACTATGAATTGATATGTGTAGAATGTGGAAGAAGTTTTAATGATATCACAACTCTGGGAAAACATCAGCGACATCATGCTAAGCAGAAGGTATTACACAATGATGAATCTGAATCAGAATCTgaagacatccagcctctgagccaATATGAATGTCTACAGTGTGGTCAGTGTTTCCAAACAAACTGCCAGCTACTTGTCCATCAAAAAAGTCACACTGGAAAAAAATCAAAAAAGTCGTTTAAATGTAGTTTTTGTGGAAAGCAGTTCTCTTGGAAAGGAAAGTTAGTCCGGCATGAACGAACTCACACTGGTGAGAGGCCTTATGCCTGTATGGAGTGTGGCTTTCAGTTTGCTGAGAAAGGCAAGCTAATTCGGCATCAAAGAACTCACAAAGGTGAAAGATGCTTAGAGTGTGGAAAGTATTTTCCAGGTAATGCCCAACTAGCTGTACATCAACGAATTCACAGAGGAGAAGAACCTTATGAGTGTTCCGAGTGTGGCAAATGTTTTCAGAACAATAAACAACTAGTGGTGCATCAAAGAATACACACAGGTGAAAAGCCTTATGAGTGTACCCGGTGTGGAAAACGGTTTACTGAAAAAGGAAAACTAGTGAGACATGAAAGAACTCACACTGGTGAGCGGCCATTTGAATgtgctgaatgtggaaaatgttttgcagagAGTGGCAAGCTGTCCAGGCACCAACGAACTCACTTGAGCGAGAAACAATTTCGATGTTCTGAATGTGGTAAAGATTTGAGCAATAAGTTGTCCCTCATCGTCCATCAAAGActacacacaggtgagaagccatatgtTTGTTTGCATTGTGGTAAATGCTACACGTACAATTCCTCTCTAACGAAACATCTGAACATCCACTCACAGAAGAATCAGTACACTTGTACTGAATGTGGTCGACATTTTAGCGAGAAACGGAATTTGGCAAAGCATCTTcggactcacacaggagagaaggagTTTATATGTTTGGAATGTGGCAAAAAATACAGTAATAAGTCGTCATTAGTAGTTCATCAGAGGATtcatactggggagaagccatatgtGTGTTCACACTGTGGAAAATGTTATAGTGACAAGTCTTCTCTAGGTAAACATCAGCGACATCACAAGAAAGAAATCGTAGATTGA